Proteins from a single region of Callithrix jacchus isolate 240 chromosome 12, calJac240_pri, whole genome shotgun sequence:
- the NPM3 gene encoding nucleoplasmin-3 yields the protein MAAGTADALAFLSQESRTRAGGLGSPRVPAPVTMDSFFFGCELSGHTRSFTFKVEEEDDAEHVLALTMLCLTEGAKDECNVVEVVARNHDHQEIAVPVANLKLSCQPMLSLDDFQLQPPVTFRLKSGSGPVRITGRHQIVMMSNDVSEEEIEEEEEDSEEEEAELCPILPAKKQRGRP from the exons ATGGCCGCCGGCACTGCAGATGCCTTAGCGTTTTTGAGTCAGGAGAGCCGAACGCGGGCCGGGGGTCTCGGGAGCCCGCGAGTCCCGGCCCCGGTCACTATGGACAGTTTTTTCTTCG GCTGTGAGCTCTCCGGCCACACCCGCTCCTTCACCTTTAAGGTAGAGGAAGAGGATGATGCAGAGCACGTGCTGGCACTGACCATG CTCTGCCTCACCGAGGGAGCCAAAGATGAGTGTAATGTGGTAGAAGTTGTGGCCCGGAACCATGATCATCAGGAGATCGCAGTCCCTGTGGCCAACCTCAAGCTGTCCTGCCAACCCATG ctcagcctggaTGATTTCCAGCTCCAACCACCTGTAACTTTCCGCCTGAAGTCGGGCTCTGGCCCTGTGCGGATCACTGGGCGGCATCAGATTg TTATGATGAGCAATGATGTTTCTGAGGAGGAGAtcgaggaagaggaagaggacagtgaggaggaggaagctgAGCTGTGCCCCATCCTTCCTGCCAAAAAGCAGAGGGGCAGGCCCTAG